A single Cottoperca gobio chromosome 5, fCotGob3.1, whole genome shotgun sequence DNA region contains:
- the adipor1a gene encoding adiponectin receptor protein 1a, which yields MSGRNGSASDADCRISEDCHVPDVELMELGPLLEEAGGRPTASKGAHSEGATMLADEEEEDDEVGEVLTLPLQAHHAMEKMEEFVHKVWEGRWRVIPFHVLPEWLKDNDYLLHGHRPPMPSFRACFGSIFRIHTETGNIWTHLLGLILFICLGTLTLLRPNMYFMAPLQEKVVFGMFFLGAVLCLSFSWLFHTVYCHSEKVSRTFSKLDYSGIALLIMGSFVPWLYYSFYCSPQPRLIYLTIVCVLGIAAIIVAQWDRFSTPRHRPTRAGVFMGLGLSGIVPTMHFTIEEGFVKATTVGQMGWFYLMGAMYITGAGLYAARIPERYFPGKCDIWFHSHQIFHVLVVAAAFVHFYGVSNLQEFRYGLEGGCTDDTLL from the exons ATGTCAGGCCGAAACGGGTCTGCAAGTGATGCAGACTGTCGAATCTCTGAGGACTGCCATGTCCCAGATGTTGAGCTGATGGAGCTGGGGCCACTGCTGGAGGAGGCTGGGGGGCGGCCGACAGCATCTAAAGGCGCCCATTCAGAG GGAGCAACAATGCTTgctgatgaggaagaggaggatgatgaggtgGGAGAAGTCCTAACTTTACCTCTTCAGGCTCACCATGCcatggagaagatggaggagttTGTACACAAG GTCTGGGAGGGGCGCTGGAGGGTCATCCCTTTCCATGTCCTGCCAGAGTGGCTCAAGGACAACGATTACCTCCTGCATGGACATCGGCCACCGATGCCCTCCTTCAGGGCCTGTTTTGGAAGTATCTTCCGAATTCACACTGAGACAGGAAACATCTGGACTCACCTGTTAG GGCTGATCTTATTCATTTGTCTGGGCACGTTAACCCTACTGCGGCCCAACATGTATTTTATGGCCCCGCTGCAAGAGAAAGTGGTGTTCGGGATGTTTTTCCTGGGAGCTGTACTCTGCCTCAGCTTCTCCTGGCTTTTTCATACCGTCTACTGCCACTCTGAGAAAGTGTCTCGCACCTTTTCAAA GCTTGACTACTCGGGCATTGCCCTCCTGATCATGGGCTCCTTCGTGCCCTGGCTGTACTACTCGTTCTACTGTTCCCCTCAGCCTCGACTTATCTACCTCACCATTGTATGTGTCCTCGGCATTGCCGCCATCATAGTGGCCCAGTGGGACCGGTTCTCTACACCTCGTCACAGACCTACAAGAGCAG GTGTGTTCATGGGTCTTGGACTAAGCGGCATTGTTCCCACCATGCACTTCACCATCGAGGAGGGCTTTGTTAAGGCCACCACAGTCGGCCAGATGGGTTGGTTCTACCTGATGGGTGCCATGTATATCACTGGTGCTGGTCTGTATGCAGCCAGGATCCCTGAACGCTATTTTCCTGGAAAGTGTGACATCTGG tTCCACTCTCATCAGATTTTTCATGTTCTGGTCGTGGCCGCGGCATTTGTCCATTTCTACGGGGTTTCCAACCTGCAGGAGTTCCGCTATGGCCTCGAGGGAGGATGCACAGATGACACTCTACTCTGA